One Desulfocurvibacter africanus subsp. africanus DSM 2603 DNA segment encodes these proteins:
- a CDS encoding cytochrome ubiquinol oxidase subunit I, whose protein sequence is MDPLFLSRLQFAAATFFHFLFVPLTLGLSLLVATMETKWVRTGDKTYLRMTKFWGKLFLINFAIGVVTGITLEFQFGTNWSRYSAYVGDIFGSLLAIEATAAFFLESTFIAVWVFGWKKLSPRFHATVAWLIFFGANISAVWILLANGWMQNPVGYVIRNGRAELESFTAVITNSFGWQQFLHTVSGSFLVGAMFVMGISAWHLLRKSNVDFFRRSFRLALPLGIFASLFVAVQGHFHGNEVASVQPAKLAAMEAHWETTDHAPMHLLVLPDPEDERNSMEFIKLPSMLSILAYNDPSATVKGLKDFPEDERPPVQLTFWSFRIMVGLGTLFIALMGWAWLKRNDIENQKALLWALLLAIPLPYLALQAGWAVAEVGRQPWIVYGIMRTSDAVSPAINSAQVWFSLGSIVAIYTLLGITGFWLIVHYAKKGPKAA, encoded by the coding sequence ATGGATCCCTTGTTCTTGTCTCGGCTGCAATTCGCGGCGGCGACGTTCTTCCATTTCTTGTTCGTGCCGCTGACCCTGGGCCTGTCCCTGCTTGTGGCCACCATGGAAACCAAATGGGTGCGCACGGGCGACAAGACTTACCTTCGCATGACCAAATTCTGGGGCAAGCTGTTCCTCATCAACTTCGCCATCGGCGTGGTCACGGGCATCACCCTGGAATTCCAGTTCGGCACCAACTGGAGCCGCTATTCGGCCTATGTGGGCGACATCTTCGGCTCGCTGCTGGCCATCGAGGCCACGGCGGCCTTCTTCCTGGAGTCCACGTTCATCGCCGTGTGGGTCTTCGGCTGGAAGAAGCTCTCGCCCAGGTTCCACGCCACCGTGGCCTGGCTCATCTTCTTCGGCGCGAACATCTCGGCCGTCTGGATTCTGTTGGCCAACGGCTGGATGCAGAACCCCGTGGGCTACGTCATCCGCAACGGCCGCGCGGAGCTTGAAAGCTTCACCGCCGTGATAACCAACAGCTTCGGCTGGCAGCAGTTCCTGCATACCGTAAGCGGCTCGTTCCTGGTCGGGGCCATGTTCGTCATGGGCATCTCGGCCTGGCATCTGCTCAGGAAATCCAATGTGGACTTCTTCCGGCGCTCCTTCCGCCTGGCCCTTCCGCTCGGCATCTTCGCCTCGCTGTTCGTGGCCGTACAGGGCCACTTCCACGGCAACGAAGTTGCTTCGGTCCAGCCCGCCAAGCTGGCGGCCATGGAAGCTCACTGGGAGACCACGGACCACGCGCCCATGCACCTGCTGGTCCTCCCCGACCCGGAAGACGAGCGCAACTCAATGGAGTTCATCAAGCTGCCTTCGATGCTGTCCATCCTGGCCTACAACGATCCGTCCGCCACGGTGAAGGGTCTCAAGGACTTCCCGGAGGACGAGCGGCCGCCCGTGCAGCTGACCTTCTGGTCCTTCCGCATCATGGTCGGCCTGGGCACCCTGTTCATCGCGCTCATGGGCTGGGCCTGGCTCAAGCGCAATGACATCGAGAACCAGAAGGCCCTCCTGTGGGCGCTGCTGCTGGCCATCCCGCTGCCCTACCTCGCTCTGCAGGCAGGCTGGGCCGTGGCCGAAGTCGGCCGTCAACCGTGGATCGTCTACGGCATCATGCGCACCTCGGATGCGGTATCCCCGGCCATCAACTCCGCGCAGGTCTGGTTCAGCCTCGGCAGCATCGTCGCCATCTACACCCTGCTCGGAATTACTGGGTTCTGGCTCATTGTCCACTACGCCAAAAAAGGCCCCAAGGCGGCCTAG
- a CDS encoding nuclear transport factor 2 family protein, whose protein sequence is MSRKLTGLTMAVAMAMLAALTILPLSAQAAKEDHRTIAGMVQYYVTCFNKRDVAGILDLYAPDARISDSGLFSKKWLSVEEYAPKLRDKLAKYDQRRAFIVDWDIEELDVNGDSADLSIEVRAKQGPFSARKRGDFELAKSAEGWKIIVDES, encoded by the coding sequence ATGTCCCGCAAACTAACCGGCCTTACCATGGCCGTAGCCATGGCCATGCTGGCGGCGCTCACGATTCTGCCGTTGTCGGCCCAGGCCGCCAAGGAAGACCACCGGACCATCGCCGGTATGGTGCAGTACTACGTGACCTGCTTCAACAAACGCGATGTCGCCGGCATCCTGGACTTGTACGCGCCCGACGCGCGCATCAGCGACTCGGGATTGTTTTCCAAAAAATGGCTGAGCGTCGAGGAATACGCGCCTAAGCTCCGGGACAAGCTCGCCAAGTACGACCAACGGCGGGCATTCATCGTGGATTGGGACATCGAGGAGTTGGACGTGAATGGCGATTCCGCCGACCTGAGCATCGAGGTGCGCGCCAAGCAGGGGCCCTTCTCGGCGCGAAAGCGGGGCGACTTCGAGTTGGCCAAGTCCGCCGAAGGCTGGAAGATCATCGTGGACGAATCCTGA
- a CDS encoding flavodoxin family protein: protein MKAIAINGSPRKKWNTATLLENALAGAKDNGAETRLVHLYDLAYKGCISCFACKKIGGKSYGRCAVQDELTPILDEVAEADVLILGSPFYFRTETGEMRSFMERLLFPYLTYTPGYASIFPGKIQTGLVYTMNVPAEVMATINQDVAASASQFTMARTFGNCETLLCTDTYQFDDYSKYLCTAFDAQAKAKRREEVFPQDCARAYELGAKLTQAAKAG, encoded by the coding sequence ATGAAAGCGATAGCCATAAACGGCAGTCCCAGAAAGAAATGGAACACGGCGACGCTGCTGGAGAACGCCCTGGCCGGGGCCAAGGACAACGGCGCGGAGACCCGGCTCGTGCACCTGTACGACCTCGCGTACAAGGGCTGCATCAGCTGTTTCGCCTGTAAGAAGATCGGCGGAAAGAGCTACGGCCGCTGCGCCGTGCAGGATGAGCTTACCCCTATCCTGGACGAGGTCGCCGAGGCCGATGTCTTGATTCTGGGGTCACCCTTCTACTTCCGAACGGAAACCGGCGAGATGCGTTCATTCATGGAACGCCTTCTGTTCCCGTACCTGACCTACACGCCGGGCTACGCCTCCATCTTTCCCGGGAAGATCCAGACCGGGCTCGTCTACACCATGAACGTTCCCGCGGAAGTCATGGCCACCATTAACCAGGACGTGGCCGCATCGGCATCACAGTTTACCATGGCCCGCACCTTCGGGAATTGCGAGACCCTGCTGTGTACGGACACGTATCAGTTCGACGACTACTCGAAATACCTGTGCACGGCCTTCGATGCGCAGGCCAAGGCCAAGCGGCGCGAGGAAGTGTTCCCGCAGGATTGCGCGCGGGCCTATGAACTGGGCGCCAAGCTGACCCAGGCGGCGAAGGCGGGTTAG
- a CDS encoding sulfite exporter TauE/SafE family protein: MHFPVAGIDVSPWVPPLTALVVSFFTSMGGVSGAFLLLPFQVSFLGYTAPSVSATNQFYNVVAIPSGVYRFIREGRMVWPLTWMVVIGTLPGVLIGAIVRVKYLPDPGAFKLFAGLVLLYIGFRLVRDLTRKKATGQDKASAEKRFQEQVKAWRQRAAQSAQSGNPLPTVRVRRFSLTRICYEFYSEVYDVSSIGIFSLSFIVGIIGGVYGIGGGAIIAPFFVTFFHLPVYTVAGAALMGTFVTSVAGVAFYQAIAPLYPNVSVAPDWTLGLLFGLGGMVGMYLGARMQKHVPAKAIKWMLAAVIVYTGGKYVVGFLL, translated from the coding sequence ATGCACTTCCCGGTCGCAGGCATCGACGTTTCGCCCTGGGTGCCGCCGCTGACCGCCCTGGTCGTGTCCTTCTTCACCTCCATGGGCGGGGTGTCCGGCGCTTTCCTGCTCCTGCCGTTCCAGGTTTCCTTCCTCGGCTACACCGCGCCCTCGGTCAGCGCCACCAACCAGTTCTACAACGTGGTGGCCATCCCCAGCGGCGTGTACCGCTTCATCCGCGAGGGCCGCATGGTCTGGCCCCTGACCTGGATGGTCGTCATCGGCACCTTGCCGGGCGTGCTCATCGGCGCGATCGTGCGCGTGAAATACCTACCCGATCCCGGCGCTTTCAAGCTCTTCGCCGGCCTCGTGCTCCTGTACATAGGCTTTCGGCTCGTGCGCGATCTGACCAGGAAGAAGGCCACGGGCCAGGACAAGGCCTCGGCCGAGAAGCGCTTTCAGGAGCAGGTCAAGGCCTGGAGGCAGCGGGCCGCCCAGTCCGCGCAGTCAGGAAATCCGCTGCCCACGGTCCGCGTGCGCCGCTTCTCGCTCACGCGCATATGCTACGAGTTCTACAGTGAGGTGTACGATGTCTCGTCCATCGGCATCTTCAGCCTGAGCTTCATTGTGGGCATCATCGGCGGCGTGTACGGCATCGGAGGCGGAGCCATCATCGCGCCCTTCTTCGTGACCTTCTTCCATCTGCCCGTGTACACCGTGGCCGGCGCAGCGCTCATGGGCACCTTCGTGACCTCCGTGGCAGGCGTGGCCTTCTACCAGGCCATCGCGCCGCTCTATCCCAACGTATCCGTGGCTCCGGACTGGACCCTAGGTCTGCTCTTCGGCCTGGGAGGCATGGTCGGCATGTACCTGGGCGCGCGCATGCAGAAGCATGTGCCGGCCAAGGCCATCAAGTGGATGCTCGCCGCCGTCATCGTCTACACGGGCGGCAAGTACGTTGTCGGATTCCTGCTGTAG
- the cls gene encoding cardiolipin synthase, protein MFGDYWWFGALWVSVHLLGMAAAVHAMFGVRTAQGAVAWIVSLLTLPYIALPLYLVFGRNKFKGYVRSIRVRSERVREVGRGLVLLHRDFRTVLDGVAEQHRVLEELTDIPFTRGNEAKLQVDGAEAFRTMFADIEAAREYVLVQFYIVHDDSVGREMSRLLCAKAAEGVSVYFLYDELGCYYTPERYWQQMREAGVRARAFGTGRHNRLQINFRNHRKMVVVDGEIAHTGGINLGDEYVGKDPYYGPWRDTNLRVRGPAVLAFQLSFLADWDWATGEVPKWRWQPQATNGTSSILVLPTGPADELENCNLLYLHAIHSAKKRLWIATPYFVPDPPVVQALQLAALRGVDVRVLVPQKADHWLVWLSSFSYQDETEKSGVVFYRYTEGFMHQKAMLVDDDFAVVGTANLDNRSFRLNFEISAVFNDMAFTEQVEAMLAQDFQGSHRAEPGELARRGFWFRLAVAASRLLAPMQ, encoded by the coding sequence GTGTTCGGGGATTACTGGTGGTTTGGTGCGCTGTGGGTGAGCGTGCATCTGCTGGGCATGGCCGCCGCCGTGCACGCCATGTTCGGCGTGCGCACGGCCCAGGGAGCGGTGGCCTGGATCGTGTCCCTGCTGACCCTGCCCTACATCGCCCTGCCGCTCTATCTCGTCTTCGGCCGCAACAAATTCAAGGGTTACGTGCGCTCCATACGCGTACGCTCCGAGCGCGTCCGCGAGGTCGGGCGCGGCCTGGTGCTCCTGCACCGCGACTTTCGCACGGTCTTGGACGGCGTGGCCGAACAGCACAGGGTTCTTGAGGAGCTGACCGACATCCCCTTCACCCGCGGCAACGAAGCCAAGCTCCAGGTGGACGGAGCCGAGGCTTTCAGAACCATGTTCGCGGATATCGAGGCCGCGCGGGAATACGTGCTCGTGCAGTTCTATATCGTGCACGACGACTCCGTGGGCCGCGAAATGAGCCGGCTGCTGTGCGCCAAGGCGGCCGAGGGCGTGTCCGTGTATTTCCTGTACGACGAACTGGGCTGTTACTACACGCCAGAACGCTACTGGCAACAGATGCGCGAGGCCGGCGTGCGCGCGAGGGCCTTCGGCACGGGCCGGCACAACCGCCTGCAGATCAATTTCCGCAACCACCGCAAGATGGTCGTGGTGGACGGAGAAATCGCGCACACCGGCGGCATAAACCTGGGCGATGAGTACGTTGGCAAGGATCCTTACTACGGCCCATGGCGCGACACCAACCTGCGCGTGCGCGGACCGGCCGTGCTGGCCTTCCAACTCTCCTTCCTGGCCGACTGGGACTGGGCTACGGGCGAGGTGCCAAAGTGGCGCTGGCAGCCGCAAGCCACGAACGGCACGAGCAGCATCCTCGTGCTGCCCACCGGCCCGGCCGACGAGCTGGAAAACTGCAACCTGCTCTATCTGCATGCCATCCATTCGGCCAAAAAGCGGCTGTGGATCGCCACGCCTTACTTCGTGCCCGACCCGCCCGTGGTCCAGGCCCTGCAGCTCGCGGCCCTGCGCGGCGTGGACGTGCGCGTGCTCGTGCCCCAGAAGGCCGACCACTGGCTGGTCTGGCTGTCCTCCTTTTCGTATCAGGATGAAACCGAGAAAAGCGGCGTGGTTTTCTACCGTTACACGGAAGGCTTCATGCATCAGAAAGCCATGCTCGTGGACGACGACTTCGCCGTGGTGGGTACAGCTAACCTGGACAACCGCTCCTTCCGGCTTAACTTCGAGATATCCGCCGTCTTTAACGACATGGCCTTCACGGAGCAGGTCGAGGCCATGCTCGCGCAGGACTTCCAGGGCTCGCATCGGGCCGAACCCGGTGAACTGGCGCGCAGGGGCTTCTGGTTCCGCCTGGCCGTCGCTGCCTCCCGGCTGCTGGCTCCCATGCAATAG
- a CDS encoding HAD family hydrolase — protein sequence MAQASRRDRTAISRENFDAVVFDLDGVITRTAEVHFLAWKRMFDDYLSEWAQREGRKQEPFGSQDYQHHVDGKPRYEGVTAFLASRGIELPYGTPEDSPDKETVCGLGNRKNEIFRQLLREGGVRVFDHAVDLVRRLRDKGFGVAVVTSSKNCKDVLEAAGIEDLFDVRVDGLVAARDGLAGKPAPDTFVAAAERLGSRPERVAVFEDAESGVEAGHRGHFRLVVGVDRVGHGPELARSGADVVLTDLADVEVRA from the coding sequence ATGGCGCAAGCAAGCCGGCGCGACAGGACCGCCATCTCTCGCGAGAATTTCGACGCCGTTGTCTTCGACCTGGACGGCGTGATCACCCGCACCGCCGAAGTGCACTTCCTGGCCTGGAAGCGCATGTTCGACGACTATCTGAGCGAATGGGCCCAGCGCGAAGGGCGCAAGCAGGAGCCATTCGGCAGCCAGGACTATCAGCACCATGTGGACGGCAAGCCGCGCTACGAGGGAGTGACGGCGTTCCTCGCCTCGCGCGGCATCGAGCTGCCTTACGGCACGCCCGAGGACAGTCCGGACAAGGAGACTGTCTGCGGCCTGGGCAATCGTAAGAATGAAATCTTCCGACAACTTCTGCGCGAGGGCGGGGTGCGTGTCTTCGATCACGCCGTGGACCTGGTGCGCCGCCTGCGGGACAAGGGCTTCGGCGTCGCCGTGGTTACGTCGAGCAAGAACTGCAAGGACGTGCTCGAAGCCGCGGGCATCGAAGATCTGTTCGACGTGCGCGTGGACGGCCTCGTGGCAGCGCGGGACGGCCTGGCCGGCAAGCCGGCTCCGGACACCTTTGTGGCGGCGGCCGAGCGCCTGGGCTCGCGTCCGGAGCGGGTGGCAGTGTTCGAGGATGCGGAGTCGGGCGTCGAGGCCGGGCACCGGGGCCATTTCCGTCTCGTGGTCGGCGTGGATCGCGTGGGCCACGGCCCGGAGCTGGCCCGCTCCGGCGCGGACGTGGTGCTGACCGACCTGGCCGATGTGGAGGTGCGGGCGTGA
- a CDS encoding MFS transporter, producing MTFKTTFAMLCTVGFLARFSYALARNPVLPLFALYLGAGPEAIGLAVGISTVTGIFFKLPSGALSDVTGRRKTMLMGLFFFGFVPFAYLFITSYAMLVAVRFFHGFATAVYGPVAMAVVADTAGSRKGEMLSWFSSVGIIGGLLGAPVGGLILSMTSVSPGEYAPWAFKLVYGICAVTGLAALVLGARMLLTEEKVEGAGFKARLDKFLSGIKEVAGDRRVVITSSMEGLQNMAMGALEAFLPIYAVTVAGLTAFEAGLLWAAQIVVTMLSKPIMGRVSDRFGRKPLIVSGLLACAVSFAAIPLLTGFWPLLAAALVFGLGEAFVTSSSAAMVADMCRAGQYGTAMGVFGTIFDVGHASGPILSGILLGAFGYFPAFLTMSLVLVAAAPLFALAVREENASGRG from the coding sequence ATGACCTTCAAGACAACCTTCGCCATGCTCTGCACCGTGGGCTTCCTGGCCCGCTTCTCCTATGCCCTGGCGCGCAACCCAGTGCTGCCGTTGTTTGCCCTGTATCTTGGCGCCGGGCCCGAGGCCATCGGTCTGGCCGTGGGCATCTCCACGGTCACGGGCATCTTCTTCAAGCTCCCCTCGGGCGCGCTGTCCGATGTCACCGGGCGGCGCAAGACCATGCTCATGGGCCTGTTCTTTTTCGGCTTCGTGCCTTTCGCCTACCTGTTCATCACGAGTTACGCCATGCTCGTGGCCGTGCGCTTCTTCCATGGCTTCGCCACGGCGGTCTATGGTCCCGTGGCCATGGCCGTGGTGGCGGACACGGCCGGCAGCCGCAAGGGCGAGATGCTCTCCTGGTTCTCCTCCGTGGGCATCATCGGCGGGCTGCTCGGCGCTCCCGTGGGCGGCCTCATCCTGTCCATGACCTCCGTCAGCCCGGGCGAATACGCGCCCTGGGCCTTCAAGCTGGTCTACGGCATCTGCGCCGTGACCGGCCTGGCCGCCCTTGTGCTCGGCGCGCGCATGCTGCTCACCGAGGAGAAGGTCGAGGGCGCGGGATTCAAGGCCAGACTGGACAAGTTCCTCTCGGGCATCAAGGAGGTGGCCGGCGACCGGCGCGTGGTGATCACCTCGTCCATGGAGGGCCTGCAGAACATGGCCATGGGCGCGCTGGAAGCCTTCCTGCCCATCTACGCCGTGACCGTGGCCGGACTCACCGCCTTCGAGGCCGGCCTGCTGTGGGCCGCGCAGATCGTTGTGACCATGCTCTCCAAGCCCATCATGGGCCGCGTCTCGGACCGCTTCGGCCGCAAGCCGCTCATCGTGTCCGGGCTTCTGGCCTGCGCCGTAAGCTTCGCGGCCATCCCGCTGCTCACTGGCTTCTGGCCGCTGCTGGCCGCCGCCCTCGTCTTCGGTCTGGGCGAGGCCTTCGTGACCTCCTCTTCGGCGGCCATGGTCGCGGACATGTGCAGGGCCGGCCAGTACGGCACGGCCATGGGAGTGTTCGGCACCATCTTCGACGTAGGCCACGCCTCCGGCCCCATCCTGTCGGGCATCCTCCTGGGCGCCTTCGGCTACTTTCCGGCCTTCCTGACCATGTCCCTGGTCCTGGTGGCCGCCGCGCCCCTGTTCGCCCTGGCCGTGCGCGAGGAAAACGCCAGCGGCCGAGGATGA
- a CDS encoding DedA family protein has translation MSLIEYQGIIVTYGYLAIMLGTFLEGEMILVLGGFLAHQGYLSLPGVIVAAFVGSMLTDQMFFLLGRFRGRPFLRKRPALLNRIARADRLLTRHRVPVTLGFRFLYGMRTVIPFALGLSSIRLALFVPLNAIGALIWASAGGSLGFVFGRSLSRAIQELGRHEAEVFASLAVAALLLWAVLLMRARRKPPPI, from the coding sequence ATGAGCTTGATTGAATATCAAGGCATTATAGTTACGTACGGATACCTGGCCATCATGTTGGGCACCTTTCTGGAAGGCGAGATGATCCTTGTCCTGGGAGGCTTTCTGGCCCATCAGGGCTACCTGTCCCTGCCCGGGGTGATTGTCGCGGCCTTTGTCGGCTCCATGTTGACCGACCAGATGTTCTTCCTGCTCGGTCGGTTCAGGGGCAGGCCCTTCCTGCGCAAACGCCCCGCGCTCCTGAACCGGATCGCCAGGGCCGACCGCCTGCTGACCCGGCACCGCGTGCCCGTGACCCTGGGTTTTCGTTTCCTGTACGGCATGCGCACGGTGATTCCCTTCGCCCTGGGCCTGAGCAGCATACGCCTGGCGCTCTTCGTGCCGCTCAACGCGATCGGAGCCCTGATCTGGGCCTCGGCCGGAGGGTCGCTGGGCTTCGTGTTCGGCCGCAGCCTGAGCCGCGCGATCCAGGAGCTTGGCCGCCACGAGGCCGAGGTATTCGCATCCCTGGCCGTAGCGGCCTTGCTCCTGTGGGCCGTGCTGCTCATGCGCGCCCGCCGCAAGCCGCCGCCGATTTGA
- a CDS encoding TOBE domain-containing protein, whose protein sequence is MPPKTIETEALERMVDSIERVEERPAGKARPGAAMAVPGEVRHLDTLQLATVSAAFRDWAGKSPRRDVRASRLRVLLTYLLLRWTGAKLGEVLALDDRRDLDLEAGVARLGKEGGRNGREVRLPEPAVREIADALSDPGLDPFRGEIMRLDPAHIRRKLYERAEEAGLPHEALNPSVLRRSRAIELLRADVPLTIVQATLGQSSSDLTASLVEFSEDDTRRIMARTLEREARRTSSARNAFFGKIAAVRLGDIQAEVDMATLGGMRIISVVTTRSIEDLGLRPGTPVTAEIKAPLVALVKSGEPYPASIENRLPGRVEEIRAGRVISEVTACLTDGTRMVSLITTESAERLALANGDAVQVLFSAFAVVLKVD, encoded by the coding sequence ATGCCCCCAAAAACCATCGAAACGGAAGCGCTTGAGCGCATGGTGGACAGCATCGAGCGCGTCGAGGAACGCCCGGCGGGTAAGGCTCGCCCTGGCGCGGCCATGGCCGTGCCAGGCGAGGTGCGCCACCTGGACACGCTGCAGCTCGCCACCGTGAGCGCGGCATTCCGCGACTGGGCTGGCAAGAGCCCGCGCCGGGACGTGCGCGCTTCGCGCCTGCGCGTGCTGCTGACCTACCTGCTGCTGCGCTGGACCGGGGCCAAGCTGGGCGAGGTGCTGGCACTGGACGACCGCCGGGACCTGGACCTGGAAGCGGGCGTGGCGCGCCTGGGCAAGGAGGGCGGCCGCAACGGCCGGGAGGTGCGCCTGCCCGAGCCGGCCGTGCGGGAAATCGCCGATGCGCTCTCCGACCCCGGCCTGGACCCGTTCCGAGGCGAGATCATGCGCCTGGACCCGGCGCACATCCGGCGCAAGCTGTACGAGCGGGCCGAGGAGGCCGGTTTGCCGCACGAGGCCCTGAACCCCTCGGTGCTGCGGCGCTCGCGGGCCATAGAACTCCTGCGCGCCGACGTGCCCCTGACCATCGTGCAGGCCACGCTCGGCCAGTCCTCGTCCGACCTCACGGCCTCGCTGGTGGAGTTCAGCGAGGATGACACGCGGCGCATCATGGCCCGCACCCTGGAGCGCGAGGCCCGGCGCACATCCAGCGCGCGCAATGCCTTCTTCGGCAAGATCGCGGCCGTGCGCCTGGGCGACATCCAGGCCGAAGTGGACATGGCCACCCTGGGTGGTATGCGTATCATTTCCGTGGTCACCACACGCAGCATCGAGGACCTGGGACTGCGGCCGGGAACGCCCGTCACCGCCGAGATCAAGGCTCCGCTAGTGGCCCTGGTCAAGAGCGGAGAGCCATACCCCGCGAGCATCGAGAACCGCCTGCCCGGCAGAGTGGAAGAGATCCGCGCCGGCCGTGTGATCAGCGAAGTCACGGCCTGTCTGACGGACGGCACGCGCATGGTTTCGCTCATCACCACCGAGAGCGCCGAGCGGCTGGCCCTGGCGAACGGCGACGCCGTGCAGGTCCTGTTCAGCGCCTTCGCCGTGGTGCTCAAGGTGGATTGA
- a CDS encoding DUF3124 domain-containing protein: protein MNIAVRSLLVLALLTGMILNAALPAWAQSGPILSRGQTLYVPAYSHTYQGPRSRPYQLTVMLSIRNTDLRRALTITSVEYFNSEGKLVRSQIKEPIRLPAMGTKEFLVEQNDLTGGSGANFIVRWRASEPINAPIVETVMVGSSAGQGISFTGPAREIAE from the coding sequence GTGAACATAGCAGTCCGCAGTCTATTGGTCCTGGCGCTCCTGACCGGCATGATCTTGAATGCCGCCCTCCCGGCCTGGGCGCAGTCAGGCCCCATCCTGTCGCGCGGGCAGACGCTCTACGTGCCGGCCTACTCGCACACTTACCAGGGTCCACGCTCGCGGCCCTACCAACTGACCGTCATGCTGTCCATCCGCAACACCGACCTGCGCCGAGCCCTGACCATCACCAGCGTCGAGTACTTCAATTCCGAAGGCAAGCTCGTGCGCAGTCAAATCAAGGAGCCCATAAGGTTGCCAGCCATGGGCACCAAGGAATTCCTGGTGGAGCAGAACGACCTGACCGGTGGATCGGGCGCCAACTTCATCGTGCGCTGGCGCGCGAGCGAGCCCATCAACGCGCCCATCGTCGAAACGGTCATGGTCGGCTCGTCAGCCGGCCAGGGCATCTCCTTCACCGGCCCTGCCAGGGAGATCGCGGAATAG
- the cydB gene encoding cytochrome d ubiquinol oxidase subunit II translates to MDLQAIWFFLWGLLWAVFFMLDGYDLGAGALMPVLAKNERDRRMILNASGPFWDGNEVWLITAGGATFAAFPAAYAAMFSGLYTALMLLLFMLILRGVSFEFRGKVESAAWQRTWDWLHVVSSFVVALLLGVAFANIFRGLPLDEQGIFQGGLLTLLNPYGLAGGVLFVVMFFLHGALWLGLRTDGELQKRSQAMAEKLWIAFAIVLVLFLAYTAVETQLFSNYLRWPVLLIVPLLAVIGLIATRTFLGSRRMWPAMGASALTIVAVTFFGIIGLFPALLPSRLNPGWSVTAYNSSSSELTLTIMLVVVGIFVPIVIAYQTWAHIMFAKPMGDEDLDHEEAY, encoded by the coding sequence ATGGATCTGCAAGCCATCTGGTTCTTTCTTTGGGGCCTGCTGTGGGCCGTGTTCTTCATGCTCGACGGCTATGACCTGGGCGCTGGCGCCCTCATGCCCGTCCTGGCCAAGAACGAGCGCGACCGGCGCATGATCCTCAATGCCTCCGGGCCGTTCTGGGACGGCAACGAGGTCTGGCTCATCACCGCTGGCGGCGCGACCTTCGCGGCCTTTCCGGCGGCCTACGCCGCCATGTTCAGCGGCCTGTACACCGCTCTCATGCTGCTCTTGTTCATGCTCATCCTGCGCGGCGTGTCCTTCGAGTTCCGCGGCAAGGTCGAAAGCGCCGCCTGGCAACGCACCTGGGACTGGCTGCACGTGGTCAGCAGCTTCGTGGTCGCCCTGCTGCTGGGCGTGGCCTTCGCCAACATCTTCCGCGGCCTGCCGCTGGACGAGCAGGGCATCTTCCAGGGCGGCCTGCTGACCCTGCTCAATCCTTACGGCCTGGCCGGCGGCGTGCTGTTCGTCGTCATGTTCTTCCTGCACGGGGCGCTGTGGCTGGGCCTGCGCACCGACGGTGAGCTGCAGAAGCGCTCCCAGGCCATGGCCGAAAAGCTCTGGATCGCCTTCGCCATCGTCCTGGTGCTCTTCCTGGCCTACACCGCCGTGGAGACGCAGCTCTTCTCCAACTATCTGCGCTGGCCGGTCCTGCTCATCGTGCCGCTGCTGGCCGTAATCGGGCTCATCGCCACGCGCACCTTCCTGGGCTCCCGGCGCATGTGGCCCGCCATGGGTGCCTCGGCCCTGACCATCGTGGCCGTGACCTTCTTCGGCATCATCGGCCTGTTTCCGGCCCTGCTGCCCTCGCGTCTCAATCCGGGCTGGAGCGTAACGGCCTACAACTCCTCCTCCAGCGAATTGACCCTGACCATCATGCTCGTGGTGGTGGGCATCTTCGTGCCCATCGTCATCGCCTACCAGACCTGGGCGCATATCATGTTCGCCAAGCCCATGGGCGACGAGGACCTGGACCACGAAGAAGCGTATTAG